From one Callithrix jacchus isolate 240 chromosome 2, calJac240_pri, whole genome shotgun sequence genomic stretch:
- the SYNPO gene encoding synaptopodin isoform X4, protein MEGYSEEASLLRHLEKVASEEEEVPLVVYLKENAALLTANGLHLSQNREAQQSSPAPPPAEVHSPAADVNQNLASPSATLTTAASNSSHNLPATDVNQNPPATAIPQSLPLSSIQQNSSEAQLPSNGTVPASKPSTLCADGQPQAPAEEVRCSTLLIDKVSTPAPATSTFSREATLIPSSRPPASDFMSSSLLIDIQPNTLVVSADQEMSGRAAATTPTKVYSEVHFTLAKPPSVVNRTARPFGIQAPGGTSQMERSPMLERRHFGEKAPAPQPPSVPDRSPRPQRHIMSCSPMVERRLMGQRSPASERRPLGNFTPPPTYAETLSTAPLASWVRSPPSYSALYPSSDPKSSHLKGQVVSTSKTGILEESMARRGSRKSMFTFVEKPKVTPNPDLLDLVQTADEKRRQRDQGEVGVEEEPFALGAEASNFQQEPAPRDRASPAVAEEAVPEWASCLKSPRIQAKPKPKPNQNLSEASGKGAELYARRQSRMEKYVIESSSHTPELARCPSPTMSLPSSWKYPTNAPGAFRVASRSPARTPPASLYHGFLPENGVLRPEPTKQPPYQLRPSLFVLSPIKEPAKVSPRAASPVKPTSLDLVPNLPKGCLPPSPALSRASRSSPGLYTSPGQDSLQPTAMSPPYGGDISPVSPSRAWSPRAKQAPRPSFSTRNAGIEAQDRRESLPTSPPWTPGASRPPSSLDGWVSPGPWEPGRGSSMSSPPPLPPPMSPSWSERSVSPLRPETEARPPSRQLQALLARNIINAARRKSASPRPAGTESLRPFSPPRAPLPPPPPPRMRSPQPARRGPAAVPRAAFAPILRSPLPPGPSSCTSPRSPLPAPPRPFLYRRSPTDSDVSLDSEDSGAKSPGILGYNICPRGWNGSLRLKRGSLPAEASCTT, encoded by the exons ATGGAGGGGTACTCAGAGGAGGCTAGCTTGCTCCGGCACCTGGAGAAGGTGGCCAGTGAGGAGGAAGAGGTGCCACTGGTGGTTTATCTAAAGGAGAATGCGGCACTGCTGACGGCCAATGGGCTCCACCTGTCCCAAAACCGAGAGGCCCAGCAGTCCTCACCGGCCCCACCTCCGGCGGAGGTCCACAGCCCGGCTGCAGATGTCAACCAAAACCTTGCCTCACCCAGTGCCACACTCACCACAGCAGCTTCTAACAGCAGCCACAACCTGCCAGCCACTGATGTCAATCAGAACCCCCCGGCAACTGCCATCCCACAGAGCCTGCCACTTTCTAGCATCCAACAGAATTCCTCAGAGGCCCAACTCCCATCAAATGGCACAGTGCCTGCTTCCAAACCCAGCACGCTGTGTGCTGACGGGCAACCCCAGGCACCGGCTGAGGAGGTGAGATGCAGCACGCTCCTAATTGACAAGGTGTCGACTCCAGCTCCCGCCACCAGCACCTTCTCCAGAGAAGCTACGCTCATCCCCAGCTCCAGGCCCCCAGCCTCAGATTTCATGTCCAGCTCCCTGCTCATCGACATCCAGCCCAACACCCTAGTGGTGTCAGCAGATCAAGAGATGTCTGGGAGAGcagctgccaccacgcccaccaaGGTATACAGTGAGGTCCACTTCACACTGGCCAAGCCCCCATCAGTTGTCAACAGGACGGCCAGGCCTTTTGGGATCCAGGCGCCAGGGGGCACCAGCCAGATGGAGAGGAGCCCCATGCTAGAGAGACGACATTTTGGGGAGAAGGCCCCGGCTCCCCAGCCCCCAAGTGTGCCAGACAGGAGCCCCCGGCCACAGAGACACATAATGTCCTGCAGCCCCATGGTGGAAAGGAGGCTGATGGGGCAGCGAAGCCCGGCCTCGGAGAGACGCCCCTTGGGGAACTTCACTCCACCCCCCACCTACGCTGAGACCTTGTCCACAGCCCCTCTGGCTTCCTGGGTAAGGTCTCCTCCCTCTTATTCTGCCCTGTACCCCAGCTCTGACCCCAAGTCTTCTCACCTGAAGGGCCAGGTGGTTTCCACCAGCAAGACGGGCATCCTGGAGGAGTCGATGGCCCGCCGGGGCAGCCGCAAATCCATGTTTACCTTTGTGGAGAAGCCCAAGGTGACCCCGAATCCAGACCTGCTGGATCTGGTACAGACAGCAGATGAGAAGCGGCGGCAGAGGGACCAAGGGGAGGTGGGCGTGGAGGAGGAGCCCTTTGCCCTGGGGGCCGAGGCCTCCAACTTCCAGCAGGAGCCAGCACCTCGAGACAGAGCCAGCCCTGCAGTGGCGGAAGAGGCAGTCCCAGAGTGGGCCTCCTGCCTCAAGTCACCCCGCATCCAGGCCAAACCGAAGCCCAAACCCAACCAGAACCTCTCTGAGGCCTCTGGGAAAGGGGCTGAGCTCTATGCACGCCGCCAGTCACGGATGGAGAAATATGTCATCGAGTCTTCAAGCCACACGCCGGAGCTGGCCCGCTGCCCGTCACCCACCATGTCCCTGCCTTCGTCCTGGAAATACCCCACTAACGCCCCCGGGGCCTTCCGAGTGGCATCCCGAAGCCCAGCCCGGACCCCACCCGCCTCCCTCTACCATGGCTTTCTGCCTGAGAACGGGGTCCTGCGCCCGGAGCCCACCAAGCAGCCGCCATACCAGCTGCGGCCCTCACTCTTTGTCCTATCACCTATCAAGGAGCCTGCCAAGGTCTCTCCAAGAGCTGCCTCGCCCGTCAAGCCCACCTCCTTGGACCTGGTGCCCAACCTGCCCAAGGGGTGTCTTCCTCCATCTCCTGCCCTGTCTCGGGCCTCGCGATCCTCGCCGGGCCTCTACACCTCCCCCGGCCAGGACAGCCTGCAGCCCACTGCCATGAGCCCTCCCTACGGTGGTGACATCTCCCCTGTGTCTCCCTCCAGGGCGTGGTCTCCCCGAGCCAAGCAGGCCCCCAGGCCCTCCTTCTCCACCCGGAATGCCGGGATCGAGGCTCAG GACCGCCGGGAGAGcctgcccacctcccctcccTGGACGCCAGGCGCGTCCCGGCCCCCCAGCAGCCTGGACGGCTGGGTGAGCCCGGGGCCGTGGGAGCCAGGCCGCGGGAGCAGCATGAGCAGCCccccgccgctgccgccgcccaTGTCTCCCTCGTGGAGCGAGCGCTCAGTGTCCCCGCTGCGACCCGAGACAGAGGCGCGGCCCCCCAGCCGCCAGCTGCAGGCGCTTCTGGCGCGAAACATCATCAACGCGGCCCGGCGCAAGAGCGCCTCCCCGCGGCCGGCGGGCACCGAGAGCCTGCGGCCCTTCTCCCCGCCGCGggcgccgctgccgccgccgccgccgccgcgcatGCGCTCGCCGCAGCCCGCCCGCCGCGGCCCGGCCGCTGTGCCGCGGGCAGCGTTCGCGCCCATCCTGCGGAGCCCGCTGCCCCCGGGGCCTTCCTCCTGCACTAGTCCCCGAAGCCCGCTGCCCGCGCCTCCCAGGCCCTTCCTCTATCGCCGCTCGCCCACGGACTCCGACGTGTCCCTCGATTCCGAGGACTCCGGGGCTAAGTCTCCGGGCATCCTCGGCTACAATATCTGCCCCCGCGGGTGGAACGGCAGCCTGCGGCTCAAGCGTGGCAGCCTCCCCGCCGAGGCCTCCTGCACCACCTAG
- the MYOZ3 gene encoding myozenin-3, which translates to MIPKEQKGPVMAAMGNLTESVPTLDLGKKLSVPQDLMMEELSLCNNRGSLLFQKRQRRVQKFTFELAASQRAMLAGSAKRKVTGTAEPGTVATANGPEGQNYRSELHIFPASPGASLAGPEDTNPAAAPAGWVPSPSALAPGYAEPLKGVPPEKFNHTAIPKGYRCPWQEFVSYQAYQSDGRSHTSNPNDYRNFNKTPVPFGGPLLGGAFPRPGTPFIPEPLSGLELLRLRPSFNRVAQGWVRNLPESEEL; encoded by the exons ATGATCCCCAAGGAGCAGAAGGGGCCAGTGATGGCTGCCATGGGGAACCTCACTGAATCAG TCCCAACACTGGACCTGGGCAAGAAGCTGAGCGTGCCCCAGGACCTGATGATGGAGGAGCTGTCACTATGCAACAACAGAGGGTCCCTCCTTTTCCAGAAGAGGCAGCGCCGTGTGCAGAAGTTCACTTTCGAGTTAGCAGCAAGTCAGCGGGCG ATGCTGGCCGGTAGCGCCAAGAGGAAAGTGACTGGAACAGCAGAGCCGGGGACG GTGGCCACTGCCAATGGCCCCGAGGGGCAGAACTACCGCTCGGAGCTCCACATCTTCCCGGCCTCACCCGGGGCCTCACTCGCGGGTCCTGAAGACACCAACCCTGCTGCCGCCCCTGCGGGGTGGGTCCCCAGCCCCAGCGCCCTGGCGCCAG GCTACGCGGAGCCGCTGAAGGGCGTCCCGCCGGAGAAGTTCAACCACACCGCCATCCCCAAGGGCTACCGCTGCCCCTGGCAGGAGTTCGTCAGCTACCAGGCCTACCAGAGCGATGGTCGAAGTCACACCTCTAACCCCAACGACTACCGAAATTTCAACAA gaCCCCGGTGCCATTTGGAGGACCCCTCTTGGGGGGTGCTTTTCCCAGGCCAGGCACCCCCTTCATCCCGGAGCCCCTCAGTGGCTTGGAACTCCTCCGCCTCAGACCCAGCTTCAACAGAGTGGCCCAGGGCTGGGTCCGTAACCTCCCAGAGTCTGAGGAGCTGTAG